Proteins encoded within one genomic window of Fragaria vesca subsp. vesca linkage group LG1, FraVesHawaii_1.0, whole genome shotgun sequence:
- the LOC101293936 gene encoding uncharacterized protein LOC101293936 has translation MAVVKRLAKNNLAFCGSNEKLCEENNGVFLQVIEMIAEFDPVMHEHVRRVFKKETHYHYLSHKIQNEMIQLLANEVKASIVTAIKEAKYFSVILDCTLNASHEEQMSFVGRCVDVTASPIVVKEYFLVFLKGDDTSGLGRTVSDDYDNIGRDLFYELRYLKRAIPKEAKRAIDVYIELFEAKG, from the exons ATGGCGGTTGTGAAAAGACTTGCAAAAAACAATTTGGCATTTTGTGGGAGCAATGAGAAATTGTGTGAGGAGAACAATGGGGTTTTCTTACAAGTGATTGAGATGATCGCTGAGTTTGATCCAGTGATGCATGAACATGTTCGGCGTGTTTTTAAAAAAGAAACTCATTACCATTACTTGAGTCATAAGATCCAGAATGAAATGATTCAGCTTCTAGCAAATGAGGTAAAAGCTTCCATAGTTACAGCAATCAAAGAGGCAAAATACTTTTCAGTTATACTTGATTGCACTCTAAATGCGAGCCATGAGGAACAAATGTCGTTTGTTGGCCGGTGTGTTGATGTTACAGCAAGTCCTATTGTGGTGAAAGAATACTTTTTGGTATTTTTAAAGGGGGATGATACATCAGGACTTGGACGTACT GTTAGTGATGATTATGACAATATTGGGCGTGATCTATTTTATGAGTTGCGCTACTTGAAAAGAGCTATACCAAAAGAGGCAAAAAGAGCAATTGATGTATATATTGAACTATTTGAGGCAAAAGGATGA
- the LOC101294222 gene encoding protein FAR1-RELATED SEQUENCE 8-like, translated as MDGNNTSQVPYVEEDDLIASNEVDLELDDRDILKTGMIFSCYGVMYDYCKYYAMKTGWAIRTRSNSKRDGALKYVQLVCLRAFRGKSLKESEPKSSQITGCSTRIRAVLNSDGEYKLTTICLEHNHHLCPEATRRIRQYRGLDQHSKHRFSSNQDAGVRPSKNIHAILTEKGGYANLGYTVKDAQNFINKRTTLKLQSGDADALHRYFIMMQKNNPEFFYSIDVDDEGRLRNVFWADARSRAACEDFGDVITFDTTCLTNKYDMPFAPFVGVNHHGQSILLGCGLLCDETTMSFIWLYEEWKKCMKGKSPNAIITDQCAAMKNAIVVVFPDAKHRW; from the coding sequence ATGGATGGAAATAATACTTCACAAGTACCATATGTAGAGGAAGATGACTTAATTGCATCCAATGAAGTAGACCTAGAATTAGATGATAGAGATATTCTGAAAACAGGAATGATATTCAGTTGCTACGGTGTTATGTATGATTATTGCAAATATTATGCTATGAAGACAGGTTGGGCAATCAGAACAAGATCTAACTCAAAAAGAGATGGCGCACTTAAGTATGTCCAGCTTGTATGTTTAAGAGCGTTCAGAGGTAAATCCCTTAAAGAAAGTGAGCCCAAATCTTCGCAGATAACTGGGTGTTCTACACGTATTCGAGCGGTGCTCAACTCAGATGGAGAGTACAAATTGACCACAATATGTCTAGAGCACAATCATCATTTGTGCCCAGAAGCAACCAGACGTATAAGACAATATAGGGGGCTGGATCAACATTCAAAACATAGGTTTTCTTCTAATCAAGATGCTGGTGTTCGACCTTCCAAAAACATTCATGCTATACTGACCGAAAAAGGTGGATACGCCAATTTGGGATACACCGTGAAAGATGCACAAAACTTCATTAATAAGAGAACAACTTTGAAGCTTCAGAGTGGTGATGCAGATGCCCTTCACAGATACTTTATTATGATGCAAAAGAATAATCCTGAGTTTTTTTATTCTATTGATGTTGATGACGAAGGTCGACTAAGGAACGTCTTTTGGGCTGATGCTAGGAGTAGAGCAGCTTGTGAAGATTTTGGAGATGTTATCACTTTTGACACCACTTGTTTAACCAACAAATATGATATGCCATTTGCTCCTTTTGTTGGAGTAAATCATCATGGTCAATCTATCTTATTAGGTTGTGGTTTATTATGTGATGAGACTACAATGTCATTTATATGGCTATATGAAGAATGGAAAAAATGCATGAAGGGAAAATCTCCAAATGCTATAATTACTGATCAGTGTGCAGCAATGAAAAACGCTATTGTGGTCGTGTTTCCAGATGCTAAACATCGATGGTGA
- the LOC101309673 gene encoding SWR1-complex protein 4-like yields the protein MDAKDILGLPKTTHPLSQEKKSRPPKESQRKPDGISREVYALIGGVPPLMPAIEPSQLKKRPPTDEKITWQWLPFMNSARKDDLQLYHWVRVVNGAPPTGDYSFAKYNKSVEVIKYTDEEYEKYLTDPMWTKEETDQLFDLCQQFDLRFIVIADRFPSSRTVEELKDRYYSVSRHILIARAASPADVSGHPLVKEPYKVTQEKERKRALSMVLSQTKNQERKDVEVLAEAKRIAESRARMVARSARDLELPVTFAGRENDESISPLSSTAAPSTSMADNSSTLSTLRLLRVYLRTYALDQMIIAASSSAGLRTIKRVEQSLQELGVNLKPRVPTKVVCSEHLELRKEILTLLNLQKELQYKEADGSSYRDSTYEAPGTPKDRTFVPDSMAFGGERVGKRDQKRKGPGRVSEAPSSPAQSKRPRKLKAPDL from the exons ATGGACGCCAAGGACATCTTGGGTCTGCCCAAAACCACGCATCCCTTATCGCAGGAGAAGAAATCGCGACCCCCCAAGGAGTCTCAGCGCAAACCCGATGGCATTTCACGCGAG GTGTATGCCCTAATTGGCGGTGTGCCACCTCTCATGCCGGCAATTGAGCCGTCGCAGCTCAAGAAACGCCCCCCAACCGATGAGAAG ATCACTTGGCAGTGGCTTCCTTTTATGAATTCTGCGCGGAAGGATGACTTGCAGCTTTACCATTGG GTTAGAGTTGTCAATGGTGCCCCGCCTACTGGTGACTATTCCTTTGCCAAGTATAACAAG TCTGTGGAAGTTATTAAATACACTGACGAGGAGTATGAGAAGTATTTGACTGATCCT ATGTGGACAAAAGAGGAGACAGATCAGTTGTTCGACTTGTGTCAACAGTTTGATCTCCGCTTCATTGTGATAGCAGACAGGTTCCCATCGTCTCGTACTGTGGAGGAATTAAAGGATCGATATTACAGCG TATCTCGACATATTTTAATTGCTAGAGCAGCATCGCCTGCAGATGTATCAGGGCACCCTCTTGTTAAG GAACCATACAAAGTTACACAAGAGAAAGAGCGCAAGAGAGCACTGTCCATGGTCCTTTCTCAAACAAAGAATCAAGAGCGGAAAGATGTGGAG GTTCTTGCAGAAGCGAAGAGAATAGCCGAGTCACGTGCACGCATGGTTGCAAGG AGTGCTAGAGATTTGGAGTTGCCTGTCACATTCGCTGGTCGTGAAAATGATGAGAGTATATCACCATTATCCAGCACCGCAGCACCTTCAACTTCGATGGCAGATAATTCTTCCACTCTAAGCACTCTTCGCTTG CTTCGAGTGTATCTTAGAACATATGCGCTCGACCAGATGATCATAGCTGCAAGCTCTTCTGCTGGACTTCGGACTATCAAGCGTGTTGAACAAAGTTTACAAGAACTTGGG GTTAATCTAAAACCAAGAGTTCCAACTAAAGTTGTTTGTTCAGAGCATCTTGAATTAAGAAAAGAAATACTGACTCTACTGAATCTTCAGAAAGAG TTGCAATATAAGGAGGCAGATGGTTCATCTTATCGTGACAGTACTTATGAAGCACCAGGCACACCCAAG GATCGCACGTTTGTTCCTGACTCGATGGCGTTTGGAG
- the LOC101294516 gene encoding ribonuclease S-4-like: MKNSVFVFFLSVYVLVQLIKLSNAEPFEYMQFVLQYPLGVCYGTQKGDSKSPLPTKFTVHSIWPSNFSDTRVVCRQALISHPFNNAQMTSSLQTDLTNSWPSVITKKSDMQFWQHEYEEHGACSVDKGVPLFTQKSYSERGNQLWNQYDIHALLDQSNIKPDSSKPCKMTEIVAAIQKKIGKNTLLYEGARKITKFTY, from the exons ATGAAGAATTCAGTCTTCGTTTTCTTTCTGTCAGTCTATGTCCTTGTCCAACTTATCAAGCTTTCAAATGCTGAACCATTTGAGTACATGCAGTTTGTGCTCCAGTACCCACTTGGAGTTTGTTATGGTACACAAAAAGGTGATTCCAAATCACCTCTGCCTACCAAGTTTACCGTTCACAGCATCTGGCCGTCAAACTTCTCCGATACACGAGTCGTTTGTAGGCAAGCACTGATAAGTCACCCCTTTAATAATGCGCAG ATGACGTCGTCTCTGCAGACTGATTTGACAAACTCATGGCCATCTGTGATAACAAAAAAAAGCGACATGCAGTTTTGGCAACATGAGTATGAGGAGCATGGCGCTTGTTCAGTAGACAAGGGTGTACCACTGTTCACCCAGAAGTCCTACTCTGAGAGAGGAAACCAGCTCTGGAACCAATATGACATCCATGCACTGCTTGATCAAAGCAATATCAAACCGGATTCTTCAAAGCCATGCAAAATGACTGAGATTGTAGCTGCAATCCAAAAGAAAATCGGGAAAAACACACTCCTGTACGAAGGTGCAAGGAAGATAACAAAATTTACATACTAA